The Lineus longissimus chromosome 2, tnLinLong1.2, whole genome shotgun sequence genome window below encodes:
- the LOC135482549 gene encoding uncharacterized protein LOC135482549 → MASVKLPPISECSPYTATSNWPSVEIRTREKDSRERVVTVLGSSHKRLSPDVSLTNFLSGNPYLNIPAYDETPTRRELVQRRQHTDDIRRWWRGRQRAAEKDRRDARDVSLSRSTRQSSISVTGSLESVEQRKFESMKTVPKRETNCSKGVSENMKWDDSLSSKSLPKLSRSLTEVGKVIEGGAPFSVPAPPPAGSPRSSNPNTRRSQTLLRKPSVSKMNDQKPLAKSAPSPQLEEDALRRPILSRPTYTWSIKLADDPAQLTDKVLPPVGQLSPAAEKDMKKHFFVHPKWESEKIAWKTNGSKMKTGWI, encoded by the exons ATGGCATCCGTGAAACTCCCGCCCATCTCCGAATGTTCGCCTTACACCGCAACAAGCAATTGGCCCTCCGTTGAGATTCGGACGCGAGAAAAAGATAGCAGAGAAAGAGTGGTAACAGTCCTGGGAAGCTCTCATAAACGCTTGTCACCTGATGTCAGCCTGACCAATTTCTTG AGCGGCAATCCGTACCTGAATATTCCGGCGTACGACGAGACACCAACAAGAAGAGAGCTCGTACAGAGAAGGCAGC atactGATGACATCCGACGTTGGTGGAGGGGTCGACAAAGGGCAGCGGAAAAAGACAGGCGAGATGCTAGAGACGTCAGCCTATCACGCTCTACAAGACAATCCAGCATCTCTGTTACTGGTTCCCTGGAATCAGTCGAACAAAGGAAGTTTGAATCTATGAAAACTGTCCCAAAACGTGAAACGAACTGTAGCAAAGGCGTTTCCGAAAACATGAAATGGGACGATTCATTATCAAGTAAATCATTACCGAAACTTTCGAGGTCATTGACGGAGGTCGGCAAGGTCATTGAGGGTGGCGCCCCTTTTTCAGTGCCGGCACCGCCCCCTGCTGGGAGTCCTCGTTCATCCAATCCAAACACAAGACGATCACAGACCTTGTTGAGAAAGCCAAGCGTTAGCAAAATGAACGATCAGAAACCTTTGGCGAAGTCTGCTCCGTCTCCACAGTTGGAAGAGGACGCTCTGAG ACGACCGATTCTCTCCCGCCCCACGTACACGTGGTCAATAAAGTTGGCAGACGATCCAGCGCAGCTGACGGACAAAGTGTTACCGCCAGTCGGACAGCTCTCGCCGGCAGCTGAAAAAGACATGAAGAAGCACTTCTTCGTTCATCCTAAATGGGAGTCCGAGAAAATAGCATGGAAAACAAACGGCTCTAAGATGAAGACTGGTTGGATCTGA